In one Pasteuria penetrans genomic region, the following are encoded:
- a CDS encoding ATP-dependent Clp protease ATP-binding subunit has product MFGRFTERAQKVLSLAQEETVQLSHANIGTEHILLGLLREGEGIASKALVMLGLSLDKIRSEVETLIGKGKSSSNSIAYTPRAKKVIELSMDEARRLNHTYVGTEHILLGLIREGEGIAARVLNNLGVSLNKARQQVLQLLGTESPAGNQTSGMGGATTPTLDGLARDLTAAARDHKLDPVIGRNKEIERVIQVLSRRTKNNPVLIGDPGVGKTAVAEGLAQRIVESEIPETLRGKRVMTLDMGTVVAGTKYRGEFEDRLKKIMDEIRQAGNVILFVDELHTLIGAGGAEGAIDASNILKPALARGELQCVGATTLDEYRKYIEKDAALERRFQPILVEEPTMEEAVLILRGLRDRYEAHHRVKISDEAIEQAVRLSDRYITDRFLPDKAIDLVDEAASKVRLSSYVVPPVLRQLEQEMGKVKKEKDSAVQSQEFEEAAALRDKEQKLRKKLELTQKEWREDQGRTSTSVGGEDIANIVASWTGIPVSKLAEAESERLLKMEDILHERVVGQGAAVKSVARSIRRARAGLKDPKKPIGSFIFLGPTGVGKTELARALAEAIFGDDEAMIRIDMSEYMEKHATSRLVGSPPGYVGHDEGGQLTEKVRRKPYSVVLFDEVEKAHPDVFNILLQVLEDGRLTDGKGRTVDMRNTVIIMTSNVGASMLGKAGRLGFTQHGGVQDYEHMKSTVMDELKRSFRPEFLNRIDDVIVFRALEEEQLEEIVILMIGRLHQRLEEKDIDVEVTPAARKYLAKDGYDPNYGARPLLRSIQRNVEDRLSEEMLRGNIKAGSSITIDEQDGKLVILDRVST; this is encoded by the coding sequence ATGTTCGGTCGTTTTACGGAGAGGGCCCAAAAGGTATTGTCATTGGCACAAGAGGAGACGGTCCAATTATCCCATGCCAACATTGGTACAGAGCATATTTTGTTAGGGTTGTTACGTGAGGGGGAGGGGATTGCTTCCAAAGCACTCGTGATGTTGGGTCTGAGTTTGGACAAGATCCGTTCCGAGGTGGAAACGCTGATTGGCAAGGGTAAATCTAGTTCGAACAGCATTGCCTACACCCCGAGAGCTAAGAAAGTCATTGAGCTCTCTATGGATGAAGCGCGCAGGTTGAATCATACCTATGTAGGTACCGAACATATTTTGTTGGGGCTCATCCGTGAAGGCGAGGGAATAGCAGCCCGAGTACTGAACAACTTGGGTGTGAGCCTGAATAAGGCGCGTCAGCAGGTATTACAGTTGCTGGGGACCGAGTCCCCAGCGGGCAATCAGACTTCCGGGATGGGGGGAGCTACTACACCCACATTGGATGGTTTAGCGCGCGATTTGACGGCAGCAGCTCGTGATCATAAGTTGGATCCGGTGATTGGTCGGAACAAGGAGATTGAACGTGTAATTCAGGTACTCTCTCGACGAACAAAAAACAATCCGGTGCTCATCGGGGATCCTGGTGTCGGGAAAACGGCTGTGGCAGAGGGTTTAGCCCAGCGGATTGTTGAATCGGAGATTCCTGAAACATTGCGTGGCAAGCGTGTGATGACGTTGGATATGGGTACTGTGGTGGCAGGTACCAAATACCGAGGCGAATTTGAGGATCGACTCAAAAAGATTATGGACGAGATTCGACAGGCGGGGAATGTCATTCTCTTTGTAGATGAATTACATACGCTCATTGGGGCAGGTGGGGCAGAGGGCGCTATTGACGCCTCCAATATTCTGAAGCCGGCCCTAGCACGGGGTGAGTTGCAGTGTGTGGGTGCAACAACCCTGGATGAGTACCGTAAGTATATTGAAAAGGATGCTGCCCTAGAGCGTCGTTTTCAGCCGATCCTAGTCGAGGAACCTACTATGGAGGAGGCAGTTCTTATTCTCAGGGGTTTGCGGGATCGTTACGAGGCCCACCATCGCGTGAAGATCAGTGATGAAGCCATTGAGCAGGCGGTGAGATTATCGGACCGGTATATTACCGATCGATTTTTACCCGATAAAGCGATTGATCTTGTGGACGAGGCAGCGTCTAAGGTACGCCTTTCTTCCTATGTGGTTCCCCCTGTATTAAGGCAGCTAGAGCAAGAAATGGGCAAAGTGAAGAAGGAAAAAGATTCAGCTGTTCAAAGCCAGGAGTTCGAGGAGGCAGCTGCCCTAAGGGATAAGGAACAGAAATTGAGGAAAAAGTTGGAGTTGACGCAGAAGGAATGGAGGGAGGATCAGGGCCGTACCAGTACCTCGGTAGGGGGTGAGGATATTGCCAATATTGTGGCAAGCTGGACAGGTATACCTGTGAGTAAATTGGCGGAAGCGGAGTCGGAGCGACTTTTGAAGATGGAGGATATTCTCCATGAACGTGTCGTGGGCCAAGGGGCGGCTGTAAAATCTGTTGCTCGTTCCATCCGAAGGGCGCGTGCCGGATTGAAGGATCCCAAAAAACCTATTGGTTCATTTATTTTTTTAGGTCCCACAGGTGTAGGCAAGACGGAACTGGCACGCGCCCTGGCTGAGGCCATCTTTGGTGATGATGAGGCCATGATCCGGATCGATATGTCGGAGTATATGGAGAAGCATGCGACAAGCCGCCTTGTGGGTTCACCGCCCGGGTATGTGGGTCACGACGAGGGGGGTCAGTTGACGGAGAAGGTGCGTCGAAAACCCTATTCAGTTGTTTTATTTGATGAGGTGGAAAAAGCCCATCCCGATGTTTTCAATATTTTGCTACAGGTCCTCGAAGATGGTCGTTTGACCGATGGGAAGGGTCGTACGGTGGATATGCGCAATACCGTCATCATTATGACTTCTAATGTGGGTGCTTCCATGCTTGGTAAGGCTGGGCGGCTCGGGTTTACCCAGCATGGGGGTGTACAGGATTATGAACATATGAAGAGTACAGTGATGGATGAATTGAAGCGCAGTTTCCGGCCCGAGTTCCTCAATCGAATTGATGATGTCATTGTGTTCCGCGCCTTAGAAGAGGAGCAACTCGAGGAAATTGTTATCCTTATGATAGGGCGTCTTCATCAGCGTTTGGAGGAGAAGGATATAGATGTTGAGGTGACGCCCGCCGCTCGGAAGTATTTGGCTAAGGACGGGTATGATCCCAATTATGGGGCAAGACCATTGTTACGTTCCATCCAGCGTAATGTGGAGGATCGTTTGTCAGAAGAGATGTTACGTGGAAATATTAAAGCTGGTAGTTCTATCACTATTGATGAGCAGGATGGAAAGCTGGTAATCCTGGATCGTGTTTCTACCTAA
- a CDS encoding protein arginine kinase, producing MSLEQFMKRAISGWMRVTGPQAEIVFSSRVRIARNLADLPFPMVIPTAQAEQVIQRLHDLLIHASPPGVLREAQLIRMCDLSSLEKQVLVEKHLISPVLAEESRNGAVIVSTNESVSLMINEEDHIRIQCLYPGLQLQEAWGLANQIDDWLEKHLAFAFDEPCGYLTSCPTNVGTGIRASVMLHLPALAISQHLSRILPAITQVGLAVRGMYGEGSEALGHLYQVSNQVTLGQSESEILEKLLNVVNQVLEREQSARQRLVQNSAIPLRDRLHRSYGLLANAYIMDSKEAMQRLSDVRLGVDLDWMPGVSASVMNEMMVMIQPGFLQEYADEQLDPQERDIRRARLLRERLLMEPGSGQSA from the coding sequence ATGTCTCTGGAGCAGTTTATGAAGCGTGCCATCAGTGGCTGGATGCGGGTGACGGGTCCACAAGCGGAGATTGTTTTCAGTAGTCGTGTTCGCATTGCACGTAACCTAGCTGATTTGCCTTTTCCCATGGTCATTCCCACTGCCCAGGCCGAGCAGGTGATACAGCGTTTGCATGATCTACTTATACATGCTTCCCCCCCAGGTGTGTTGCGGGAGGCACAGCTCATTCGTATGTGTGATCTGAGTAGTTTGGAAAAGCAAGTATTGGTGGAGAAGCATTTGATTAGCCCTGTGTTAGCGGAGGAGTCGCGTAATGGGGCGGTGATCGTGAGCACGAACGAATCTGTTAGCTTGATGATCAACGAGGAGGACCATATTAGGATTCAGTGCTTATATCCAGGCCTACAGTTGCAGGAGGCATGGGGATTGGCCAATCAGATTGACGACTGGTTGGAGAAACACCTAGCTTTTGCTTTTGATGAACCCTGCGGTTATCTCACCAGTTGCCCCACGAATGTGGGTACCGGGATCCGTGCCTCCGTCATGCTTCACTTGCCTGCCTTAGCAATATCACAGCATTTGAGTCGCATTTTGCCAGCCATCACTCAGGTGGGGCTAGCAGTGCGGGGGATGTATGGTGAGGGCAGTGAGGCATTGGGGCATCTGTATCAGGTATCCAATCAGGTTACCCTGGGTCAATCGGAGAGCGAGATCCTTGAGAAATTGTTGAATGTGGTCAACCAGGTTCTTGAACGCGAGCAGTCGGCGAGGCAGCGACTGGTGCAAAATTCAGCGATTCCCTTACGAGATCGTCTCCACCGTTCCTATGGTCTTTTGGCCAACGCTTATATTATGGATTCTAAAGAGGCTATGCAACGTCTGTCTGATGTTCGTTTGGGTGTAGACTTGGATTGGATGCCTGGTGTGTCAGCGAGCGTAATGAACGAAATGATGGTTATGATTCAGCCCGGTTTTCTACAGGAGTATGCTGATGAACAATTGGATCCCCAGGAGCGCGACATACGGAGGGCGCGATTGTTGCGTGAGCGTCTGTTGATGGAACCGGGGAGTGGTCAGTCCGCCTGA
- a CDS encoding UvrB/UvrC motif-containing protein, giving the protein MSRVGVFFLKISIGKILFRGRSPVSMLCPECGKRPAMLHYTKVINGNKSELHLCEVCARARGDAMMGWEEGFSFHQLLSGLLNMDMSQTGGSGDLGANDPLSRRCPLCGLTYQQFSKIGRFGCARCYKTFRNRLDPLLRRVHGNIVHRGKVPERTQGELKVRRELERLKQELDHKIQAENFEDAARLRDRIRSLQERLRDHTIGESSNGTAI; this is encoded by the coding sequence TTGTCAAGGGTTGGTGTGTTTTTCTTAAAAATATCTATAGGTAAGATATTGTTTCGGGGAAGGAGTCCTGTTTCTATGTTGTGTCCCGAATGCGGAAAAAGGCCGGCCATGTTACATTATACAAAGGTAATCAATGGGAATAAGTCGGAATTGCACCTTTGTGAGGTGTGTGCCCGTGCGCGTGGGGATGCCATGATGGGGTGGGAGGAGGGTTTTTCCTTTCATCAGTTATTGTCTGGTCTTCTCAATATGGATATGTCACAAACAGGGGGTAGTGGGGATTTGGGTGCTAATGACCCATTGTCCCGTCGCTGTCCCTTGTGTGGGTTGACGTATCAGCAATTCAGCAAGATAGGGCGATTTGGATGTGCTCGATGTTACAAAACTTTTCGGAATCGGCTCGATCCCTTGTTGCGTCGTGTGCATGGTAATATCGTCCATCGAGGAAAGGTACCGGAACGGACGCAGGGTGAGTTGAAGGTGCGTAGGGAGTTAGAGCGGTTGAAGCAGGAGCTAGATCATAAGATTCAGGCGGAAAATTTTGAGGATGCGGCCCGGCTGCGGGATCGGATTCGTTCCCTGCAGGAGCGTTTGCGTGATCACACGATAGGGGAAAGTTCGAATGGTACTGCCATCTAG
- the hpt gene encoding hypoxanthine phosphoribosyltransferase produces the protein MEETRVFVGKGSIPHPDIKNVLYTPEQIQQRLAVLGKHLSNLYRDKSPLYVCVLKGAFVFLADLVRFVDGQVEVDFVAVSSYGDQDRSSGVVRMVKDLSISVEGRDVILVEDIIDSGRTLDYLLDLLRGRRVSSLRVVSLLVRLDCRGIEIPSEDYGFLLTEDSGFVVGYGLDYAGRYRNLPYIGNLKPGVIR, from the coding sequence ATGGAAGAAACGCGGGTCTTTGTGGGGAAGGGATCGATTCCCCATCCGGATATTAAGAATGTTCTATACACACCGGAACAAATTCAGCAGCGTCTTGCGGTTTTGGGGAAGCATTTAAGCAACCTCTACCGTGATAAGAGCCCCCTTTATGTTTGTGTGCTTAAGGGGGCCTTTGTTTTTTTGGCTGATTTGGTCCGGTTCGTAGACGGACAAGTGGAGGTTGACTTCGTTGCTGTCTCCAGTTACGGAGATCAGGACAGGTCCTCAGGTGTGGTGAGAATGGTTAAGGATCTCAGTATCTCTGTTGAGGGTCGCGATGTGATTTTAGTAGAGGATATCATTGATTCGGGGAGGACTTTGGATTACTTACTAGATCTTTTACGAGGGCGTCGTGTCTCCTCATTACGTGTGGTTTCATTGCTTGTGAGATTGGACTGTCGAGGTATAGAGATTCCATCTGAAGACTATGGTTTTCTACTTACGGAAGATTCTGGTTTTGTGGTGGGTTACGGATTGGATTATGCAGGTAGGTATCGTAACCTCCCCTACATAGGGAATCTCAAGCCGGGGGTTATTCGATGA
- the grpE gene encoding nucleotide exchange factor GrpE: MVVSDERRRIMPSSPPSGVCMGSHKRLPCSRSNKRGSGSVGGSGTTALSPTWATALQEDVAGLRGVLMEQSSRYEQLLEEKVSGLQQEYNRERFVSSHRSVLLDLLLFLDKMNYMYKEEKSGSSTSSSGAADLLRSLSEELAMILYRCDVEPMHTTSPKFDERVQRAVEVVPTDAVEENGKVLGVVRHGFWHGNRVLRLEDVIVSRYENRAVPAGE; the protein is encoded by the coding sequence ATGGTTGTGAGTGATGAGAGAAGGAGGATTATGCCTTCCTCCCCCCCTTCCGGCGTATGTATGGGGAGTCATAAACGTTTACCGTGTAGTAGATCTAATAAGAGGGGCAGTGGTTCCGTGGGGGGTTCTGGTACCACCGCATTGTCCCCTACTTGGGCAACTGCATTGCAGGAGGATGTAGCAGGGCTTAGAGGGGTGCTGATGGAGCAATCCTCACGATACGAGCAATTGTTGGAGGAGAAGGTATCTGGGCTCCAACAGGAATACAATAGGGAGAGGTTTGTATCGTCGCATCGTTCGGTATTATTGGATTTACTTCTTTTTTTGGATAAAATGAATTACATGTATAAGGAAGAGAAATCGGGGAGTTCCACCTCTTCCAGTGGGGCTGCAGATCTCCTGCGTTCCTTAAGTGAGGAACTGGCAATGATTCTCTACCGATGTGATGTGGAGCCTATGCATACGACATCCCCAAAGTTTGATGAAAGGGTGCAACGAGCGGTTGAGGTGGTTCCTACTGATGCGGTAGAGGAGAATGGGAAAGTATTAGGTGTAGTACGCCATGGATTTTGGCACGGAAATAGGGTTCTACGTTTAGAGGATGTAATTGTTAGCAGATATGAGAATAGAGCAGTTCCCGCTGGGGAATGA
- the lysS gene encoding lysine--tRNA ligase, with protein sequence MTKQGEPHREGSVGEERGLSTDERVVRRAKVDHLRAQGVDPFGGRGEEPTHPISELSQAYGEATAQDLEASSPSVSLRGRLMIKRVQGKASFATLQDHSGSFQLYIRRDVLGEEDYERFKHLDRGDFIFVRGVLFRTRRGELSLRVVGLVLLSKALRPLPEKYHGLRDVEQRYRKRYLDLIIHSQVRQVFLSRAMLLKAIRKFLDHRGFIEVETPTLHPLAGGAAARPFETHHNALNRPFYLRIAPELPLKKLIVGGMERVYELGRVYRNEGVSARHNPEFTALELYQAYSDYEGMMELTENLFAHCAQIVCGTTEVSYQGREIQLRAPWARRTMTELVEKETGIDFTQTLTNSQARSLARKKGVVVHPHAGFGHVLEAFFAAFVEPTLVQPTFVYRYPIEISPLAKRCGDDPRFTDRFELWIGGREYANAFSELNDPIDQRDRFLAQVEAKQQGDEEAHPMDEEFLEALEYGMPPTGGLGIGIDRLIMLLTDSPSIRDVLLFPHMRESSPSSGGV encoded by the coding sequence ATGACAAAACAAGGGGAACCCCACAGAGAGGGATCTGTTGGGGAAGAACGGGGTCTTTCTACGGACGAACGAGTGGTGCGTCGTGCCAAGGTAGACCACCTGCGTGCTCAGGGTGTGGATCCTTTTGGGGGGCGGGGGGAGGAGCCAACTCACCCTATATCGGAACTTTCCCAAGCCTATGGGGAAGCTACGGCCCAGGATTTGGAAGCCTCTTCCCCCTCCGTGAGTCTAAGGGGGCGGTTGATGATAAAGCGGGTTCAGGGTAAAGCCTCCTTTGCCACCCTACAGGACCACTCTGGCTCGTTTCAACTCTACATCCGTAGGGATGTTCTTGGTGAGGAAGACTACGAACGATTTAAGCATTTGGATCGCGGTGATTTCATCTTTGTCCGTGGTGTGCTTTTTAGGACCCGGCGTGGTGAGCTCAGCCTCCGTGTTGTGGGGCTGGTTTTATTAAGCAAGGCCCTTCGTCCCCTACCCGAAAAATATCATGGACTACGTGATGTGGAACAACGTTATCGGAAAAGATATCTCGATCTGATTATACATTCGCAGGTACGACAGGTATTTTTATCTCGTGCAATGCTCTTAAAAGCGATTCGCAAATTTTTGGATCATCGTGGTTTTATTGAGGTGGAAACACCGACACTACATCCCTTGGCTGGTGGGGCAGCGGCCCGTCCTTTTGAAACCCACCATAACGCTTTGAATCGTCCCTTCTATTTACGTATAGCCCCCGAGCTTCCTCTGAAAAAGCTTATCGTGGGTGGTATGGAGCGTGTATATGAGCTTGGCAGGGTTTACCGAAATGAGGGTGTATCCGCGCGGCATAATCCCGAATTTACGGCTTTGGAGTTATATCAGGCATATAGTGATTATGAGGGCATGATGGAGCTCACGGAAAACCTGTTTGCCCACTGTGCCCAGATTGTTTGTGGGACTACAGAGGTTTCGTATCAAGGGCGGGAAATCCAATTGCGGGCTCCTTGGGCACGCCGCACGATGACGGAACTGGTAGAGAAGGAGACAGGCATCGATTTCACCCAGACCCTGACGAATTCCCAAGCGCGGTCCCTGGCTAGGAAAAAGGGGGTCGTGGTGCATCCGCATGCGGGATTTGGTCATGTTCTAGAGGCTTTTTTCGCGGCCTTTGTGGAGCCAACCCTGGTGCAGCCTACCTTTGTTTACCGGTATCCAATCGAAATTTCCCCCTTGGCGAAGCGGTGTGGGGATGATCCAAGGTTTACGGACCGATTCGAGTTGTGGATTGGGGGTCGGGAGTATGCCAATGCTTTTTCAGAATTGAATGACCCTATAGATCAGCGGGATCGTTTCCTGGCACAGGTGGAGGCCAAGCAGCAGGGGGATGAGGAGGCCCATCCAATGGATGAGGAGTTCCTGGAAGCACTGGAATATGGGATGCCGCCTACAGGGGGTTTGGGGATAGGTATCGATCGGTTGATTATGTTGTTGACGGATTCTCCTTCCATTCGTGATGTGCTCTTGTTTCCTCATATGAGGGAATCTTCCCCTTCTTCTGGTGGAGTTTGA
- the dusB gene encoding tRNA dihydrouridine synthase DusB has protein sequence MRIGSIELDNPVVLAPMSGICNAAFRIIAKGFGTGLVCAEMVSDRAILHGNERTQRMMLVDPDEHPLSLQVVGGNMDYLVGAAQQIDKGTDADIIDINMGCPVPKITKCDAGAKWLLDPDKVGKVVASIVAAVEKPVTVKMRMGWDSEHIYAVENARAAEQAGAKAIAIHGRTRAQMYRGRADWDIIRRVKEATRVPIIGNGDITSAQDAKRMLEETGCDGVMIGRAALGNPWILYQTVQYLETGCIPLEPTAEEKMTIAIRHLDRLVDLKGETIAVREMRKHAAWYMKGLRGAARMKDAVHQQTTREGMTELLQCFGSLAG, from the coding sequence ATGCGTATAGGATCTATTGAGTTGGATAATCCGGTGGTTCTAGCCCCCATGTCGGGAATTTGTAATGCAGCTTTTCGTATCATTGCGAAGGGGTTTGGTACGGGCTTGGTGTGTGCGGAAATGGTGAGTGACCGGGCCATCCTGCATGGCAATGAGCGTACCCAACGGATGATGCTAGTGGATCCCGATGAACATCCTTTGAGTTTACAGGTTGTTGGGGGGAATATGGACTATCTCGTTGGCGCCGCACAACAGATCGACAAGGGTACGGATGCGGATATCATTGATATCAATATGGGGTGCCCGGTGCCTAAAATTACCAAATGCGATGCGGGTGCCAAGTGGCTCCTAGATCCTGATAAGGTAGGGAAGGTGGTAGCCTCCATTGTAGCTGCTGTGGAAAAGCCTGTGACTGTGAAGATGAGAATGGGTTGGGATTCTGAGCACATTTATGCAGTGGAGAATGCCCGGGCGGCCGAACAGGCGGGGGCTAAGGCTATTGCGATCCACGGTCGCACACGAGCGCAGATGTATCGTGGTAGGGCGGATTGGGATATCATTCGTCGTGTGAAGGAGGCAACCCGTGTTCCGATCATTGGGAATGGGGATATCACTTCCGCCCAGGATGCTAAGAGAATGCTTGAGGAGACCGGTTGCGATGGTGTTATGATTGGACGGGCGGCGTTGGGTAACCCATGGATTCTTTATCAGACTGTGCAATATTTGGAGACAGGATGTATCCCGCTAGAACCTACGGCGGAAGAGAAGATGACGATTGCAATCCGCCACTTGGATCGACTTGTGGATCTTAAAGGGGAAACCATTGCTGTTCGGGAAATGCGTAAGCATGCTGCTTGGTATATGAAGGGATTGCGTGGTGCAGCACGGATGAAGGATGCGGTTCATCAGCAGACCACTCGAGAGGGGATGACAGAGCTGTTGCAGTGTTTTGGGTCCTTAGCCGGTTGA
- a CDS encoding type III pantothenate kinase — MIRRLLAVDIGNTNVTVGFYECDQLRHSWRFRTRDGMTEDELAVMFSSFMCLAQEGSWQSLQGVIISCVVPELQCVLRRFGEKYLDQPPLFVETGLRTGLTFVYPQPESIGADRIANAVAAHTIYGSPVIVVDFGTATTFTLVAQEGRFLGGLIAPGVRAMVEALFQRVPHLPRVEIAKPKDIIGGDTPQSIQAGIYYGILGLLEGTLCHIRNRFGGSSQVRVVATGGFSGLWAKQSVQVDVVDDHLTLHGLRILYEYNT; from the coding sequence ATGATTCGACGTTTGTTGGCTGTGGATATAGGCAACACCAATGTTACAGTAGGCTTTTACGAGTGTGATCAATTGCGTCATTCATGGCGGTTCCGTACGAGGGATGGGATGACAGAGGATGAATTGGCTGTCATGTTCAGCTCTTTTATGTGCTTGGCTCAGGAGGGAAGTTGGCAGTCCCTACAGGGAGTAATTATTTCCTGTGTGGTCCCCGAGTTACAATGTGTTTTGCGTCGTTTTGGGGAAAAGTATCTTGACCAACCCCCCTTGTTTGTTGAAACTGGTCTCCGTACGGGGTTGACATTTGTTTACCCGCAGCCCGAATCGATAGGTGCAGATCGCATTGCCAATGCGGTGGCTGCGCATACGATTTATGGTTCACCTGTGATCGTGGTGGATTTTGGAACAGCGACCACCTTTACATTAGTTGCCCAAGAGGGACGGTTTCTGGGAGGTCTCATAGCACCAGGTGTGCGGGCTATGGTGGAGGCTCTGTTTCAAAGGGTACCTCACCTCCCGCGTGTGGAAATTGCTAAGCCCAAGGATATCATCGGTGGGGATACCCCCCAATCGATTCAGGCAGGAATCTATTATGGAATTTTGGGGTTGTTAGAAGGAACCTTGTGTCACATACGGAATAGATTCGGAGGATCATCACAGGTTCGCGTGGTAGCTACCGGTGGATTCTCAGGTCTGTGGGCCAAACAGTCTGTTCAGGTGGATGTAGTGGATGATCATCTGACGTTGCACGGACTCAGAATTTTATATGAATACAATACCTGA
- the ftsH gene encoding ATP-dependent zinc metalloprotease FtsH, whose protein sequence is MKKHIFRNAIIYVILLLVAVGAIQVVLNGKKEPEEWDYHKFNIYLKRGDLRNPVVRVEDGAYNVEAEYRNPTNGKSPRGSKIRVYAPQDSRFISDLLEADPPGLKFEKAKDRSLWITLFSSFLPVLVIGVIMFFMLNQQGGGSRVMNFGKSRARLYNEEKKRVTFDDVAGADEEKAELEEIVDFLKESRKFTAIGARIPKGILLVGPPGTGKTLLARAVAGEARVPFFSISGSDFVEMFVGVGASRVRDLFEQAKKNAPCIIFIDEIDAVGRQRGAGLGGGHDEREQTLNQLLVEMDGFDANTGIVMVAATNRPDILDPALLRPGRFDRQVLVSIPDLRGREAVLKVHARNKPLAKDVRLGTIAQRTTGFSGADLENVLNESALLAARHNRDKITMEEVDEAVDRVLAGPQKRSRVISPKERKIVAYHESGHVIVGYYCKDADLVHKVTIVPRGKAGGYAMMLPREDRYIATEPELLDRICGLLAGRVAEILVFDEVSTGASNDLERASSIARSMVMNYGMGKNLAAMKFGQSQGQIFLGRGDFGQDQNYSDAVAYKIDVEIEDIINRCYKIAEDILRRHREKLNLMAETLLVHETLDSGQIKDLLEKGIVPDPPRFHNNGGEEASPKKDGGKSKDPSDKDV, encoded by the coding sequence GTGAAGAAACATATTTTTAGGAATGCCATAATTTACGTTATTCTTCTCCTGGTTGCAGTTGGTGCTATCCAGGTGGTTTTGAATGGAAAAAAAGAACCGGAAGAGTGGGATTACCACAAGTTCAATATTTACCTGAAGCGTGGTGATTTAAGGAATCCTGTCGTCCGGGTTGAAGATGGTGCTTATAATGTTGAGGCGGAATACCGAAATCCAACGAATGGAAAATCCCCGCGGGGCTCTAAGATTAGGGTGTATGCCCCACAGGATTCAAGATTCATTTCTGATCTGTTGGAAGCGGATCCCCCTGGTTTGAAATTTGAAAAAGCCAAGGATAGGTCCCTTTGGATTACCCTATTTTCTTCCTTTCTACCGGTGCTGGTCATTGGTGTGATTATGTTTTTTATGCTCAACCAACAAGGCGGCGGCAGTCGGGTGATGAATTTTGGCAAGAGTAGGGCCAGACTCTATAATGAAGAAAAGAAGCGTGTTACCTTTGACGATGTGGCCGGGGCCGATGAAGAGAAAGCCGAACTTGAGGAGATTGTGGATTTCCTTAAGGAGAGTCGCAAGTTTACTGCCATAGGGGCCCGCATTCCCAAGGGCATTTTGTTGGTGGGTCCCCCGGGTACGGGTAAAACCCTATTGGCTCGTGCAGTAGCCGGTGAGGCTCGGGTGCCCTTTTTCTCTATCAGTGGGTCTGATTTCGTGGAGATGTTTGTGGGGGTCGGTGCTTCTCGGGTACGTGATCTCTTCGAGCAGGCAAAAAAGAATGCTCCTTGTATCATCTTCATTGACGAGATCGATGCCGTGGGTCGGCAGCGTGGGGCAGGTCTTGGAGGGGGTCATGATGAGCGTGAGCAGACTCTAAACCAATTGTTGGTGGAGATGGATGGTTTCGATGCCAATACGGGTATTGTCATGGTCGCGGCAACGAATCGCCCTGATATTCTCGATCCTGCCCTGTTGAGACCGGGTCGTTTTGATCGGCAGGTTTTGGTGAGTATACCTGACCTACGCGGTCGGGAGGCCGTGTTGAAGGTGCATGCGCGCAACAAACCGTTGGCAAAGGATGTACGATTGGGTACCATAGCCCAGCGGACAACGGGTTTCTCTGGCGCTGATCTGGAAAATGTTCTTAATGAGTCAGCTTTGTTGGCTGCGCGCCATAACCGCGACAAGATCACGATGGAGGAAGTGGATGAGGCCGTGGATCGTGTCCTGGCCGGTCCGCAGAAGCGGAGTCGTGTGATTAGTCCTAAGGAACGTAAAATTGTTGCCTATCACGAATCTGGTCATGTGATTGTGGGTTATTACTGTAAGGATGCTGATCTTGTTCACAAGGTGACGATTGTTCCGCGTGGTAAAGCGGGCGGTTACGCTATGATGTTGCCGCGTGAGGACCGTTATATTGCTACTGAACCGGAATTGTTGGACCGCATTTGTGGTCTGTTGGCCGGTAGGGTGGCCGAGATATTGGTGTTTGATGAGGTTAGTACGGGCGCTAGTAATGATCTTGAGCGTGCCTCTTCTATCGCTCGCTCCATGGTTATGAATTACGGTATGGGTAAGAATCTAGCGGCTATGAAATTTGGACAGTCTCAAGGACAGATTTTTCTGGGTCGTGGGGATTTTGGCCAGGATCAGAATTATAGTGATGCAGTGGCTTACAAGATTGACGTGGAGATAGAGGATATTATCAACAGATGTTATAAGATTGCTGAAGATATCTTGCGGCGGCATCGTGAGAAGTTGAATTTGATGGCTGAAACCCTGCTAGTGCACGAGACATTGGATTCAGGTCAGATTAAGGATCTTCTGGAGAAGGGAATTGTTCCTGATCCACCTCGTTTTCATAATAACGGTGGGGAGGAGGCGTCCCCTAAAAAGGATGGGGGCAAAAGTAAGGACCCGTCTGATAAAGATGTGTAG